One Calliopsis andreniformis isolate RMS-2024a chromosome 9, iyCalAndr_principal, whole genome shotgun sequence genomic window carries:
- the Fu gene encoding STKc_STK36 domain-containing protein fused, whose protein sequence is MEKYEVLKKVGEGSYGQVYKAKKRCDGEIVAYKVIQKRGRSLAELKSLRQEYEILCRLHHPNIIQMFDSFETENEIVVVTEYAGMELYKILAKAGRLSEEAAQAIASDLVSALYYLHCHNVLHRDLKPQNVLLKSNGVAKLGDFGFARTIRAGATVLLSVKGTPLYMAPEIFDEEVYDHKADLWSLGCIIYELVVGSPPFKTDSILRLVRLLRSEEIKWPDFVSQTCKSFLQGLLQKDCKKRLTWPALLNHDFVKDRVTKIGKARKGKTKKEKHDQLQDSTGCHRDKPLNKQLINDRSNLKQRTISWKRESKVIHCKKKQINMKGNDSGNNSVPYNYELPGSGNAIENEEWIAFLQRTMKEIMNGEVDMLLTPHCISIFMSPLKGLSINHFVLKHIAYVLSLSFVVPATTDLLDEIHRLYFDLKVITHLVNAVNILMTMPPSKLLEMDRKPNNVDQANTIIRLPSTLTPDELDTLEYTMLILCRLVHWNHSSAIEFCHAIYVTNGVAVLQQLLTLENMKARIVADLVAILNYILTVYTAFTARFVEKVISFSYLSGYPIEQFRRLLTHEKGVIRARTCRLIGVLATHSSKSLEQVGFESLTNLIEDLTSDDDQTVKFAADDTINILKQLIYHNHQNSAIERTFLE, encoded by the exons ATGGAAAAATACGAGGTTTTAAAAAAAGTAGGCGAAGGCTCTTATGGACAAGTGTACAAAGCTAAGAAACGATGCGATGGTGAAATTGTAGCTTATAAAGTAATTCAAAAG CGTGGTAGATCGTTAGCAGAGTTGAAAAGTTTACGTCAGGAATATGAAATTCTGTGTCGTCTTCATCATCCGAACATAATACAAATGTTCGATTCATTTGAAACAGAAAATGAG ATAGTTGTTGTGACTGAGTATGCAGGTATGGAACTGTACAAAATATTAGCCAAAGCAGGTCGTTTATCTGAAGAAGCAGCGCAAGCTATAGCTAGTGATCTTGTATCTGCACTCTATTACTTACATTGTCATAATGTGTTACACAG GGATCTTAAACCACAAAATGTACTTCTTAAAAGTAATGGAGTGGCAAAGTTGGGTGATTTTGGATTTGCTCGTACCATAAGAGCGGGGGCAACAGTATTACTTTCCGTAAAAGGAACGCCATTGTATATGGCACCAGAAATTTTCGACGAGGAGGTTTACGATCATAAGGCAGACTTGTG GTCCCTTGGTTGTATAATTTATGAACTAGTCGTAGGTTCTCCACCTTTTAAGACAGATTCTATTCTACGTTTGGTCAGattattgagatctgaagagatAAAATGGCCAGATTTTGTTTCTCAGACTTGTAAAAGTTTTCTACAG gGATTGCTACAAAAGGATTGTAAAAAGAGGTTAACTTGGCCTGCCCTTTTAAATCATGATTTTGTTAAAGATAGGGTTACTAAAATAGGTAAAGCTAGGAAAGGTAAAaccaaaaaagaaaaacatGATCAATTGCAAGATTCAACAGGATGTCATAGAGACAAACCTCTGAATAAACAGCTGATTAATGATAGATCTAACTTGAAACAGCGAACCATTTCATGGAAACGTGAATCTAAAGTGATTCATTGTAAGAAAAAACAAATAAATATGAAAGGGAACGACTCGGGAAACAATAGTGTACCATACAATTATGAATTACCTGGTTCGGGAAATGCAATCGAAAATGAAGAATGGATTGCATTCTTACAGCGAACTATGAAGGAAATTATGAATGGCGAAGTAGACATGTTGCTTACGCCGCATTGTATCTCAATATTCATGTCCCCTCTAAAAGGCTTAAGTATTAACCATTTCGTCTTAAAACATATTGCATATGTATTGTCTTTATCGTTCGTCGTTCCAGCGACCACTGATCTCCTTGATGAGATTCACCGTTTATACTTTGATCTGAAGGTCATAACACATCTTGTGAACGCTGTAAATATTTTGATGACGATGCCGCCGTCTAAACTTCTCGAAATGGATAGGAAACCTAATAATGTGGACCAGGCAAACACGATTATTAGATTACCGTCTACGTTAACCCCAGACGAACTTGATACTCtagaatacacaatgctcatacTTTGCAGATTGGTTCATTGGAATCATAGTTCTGCTATTGAGTTCTGCCACGCTATTTACGTCACAAATGGAGTGGCAGTTTTACAACAGTTGTTGACTCTAGAAAATATGAAGGCACGAATAGTCGCAGATCTTGTTGCAATTTTAAATTACATATTAACTGTCTATACTGCCTTTACAGCTCGTTTTGTAGAGAAGGTTATTTCGTTTTCATATTTATCAG GGTATCCAATAGAACAGTTCCGTAGACTACTTACACATGAAAAGGGAGTGATTAGAGCAAGAACCTGTCGTCTGATCGGGGTGCTAGCAACACACTCTAGCAAAAGTTTAGAACAAGTGGGATTTGAATCTTTGACAAATTTAATAGAAGACTTAACCAGTGATGATGATCAGACTGTAAAGTTC GCAGCTGACGATACAATCAACATATTAAAGCAATTGATATACCATAATCATCAAAATTCTGCCATCGAACGCACCTTCTTAGAATAG
- the LOC143184101 gene encoding seminal metalloprotease 1 — protein sequence MMQYKSKKTNIILTRIIRIVLAVMATGTNSETVNHNFNQRIIVPPPPKFQGKFHETHLHETIANRIKSWTDEDKQNIWELSGLYEGDIMLTEEKDSSKNGLVKIASRWPRGIIPYYIQEEDFDEEDIQLIKNAMKEYHENTCLRFRRYEKTDSDYITIEGKRSGCWSLVGRHNQGQVINLQNPGCIQHGVIVHEFMHALGFYHQQSAANRDQWVTINWNNIKPGKEHNFNKYDNRTVTDYGIGYDYGSIMHYSSHAFSKNDEPTITPKKKKVTIGQRKGLSEKDILKLQEMYKEECYNAPKPEKSVSNDLFDTLDNSISID from the exons ATGATGCAATACAAGAGTAAGAAAACAAATATTATATTAACACGGATAATTAGAATTGTGTTAGCTGTAATGGCAACCGGAACAAATTCAGAAACAGTTAATCATAATTTTAATCAGAGAATAATCGTGCCACCGCCACCCAAATTCCAAGGCAAATTTCACGAAACTCATCTACACGAAACCATAG CAAATCGTATAAAATCTTGGACCGATGAAGATAAACAGAATATCTGGGAACTAAGCGGATTGTACGAAGGAGATATAATGCTTACCGAAGAGAAAGATAGCTCCAAAAATGGTTTAGTGAAAATTGCGTCCCGTTGGCCCAGAGGGATTATACCTTATTACATACAGGAAGAAGATTTCG ACGAAGAGGACATTCAGCTAATCAAAAATGCAATGAAGGAGTATCATGAAAATACATGTTTACGTTTTCGTCGTTACGAGAAAACGGATAGTGACTATATTACTATAGAGGGTAAAAGGTCGGGTTGCTGGTCTTTAGTTGGTCGACATAACCAAGGACAGGTAATAAATTTACAAAATCCAGGATGCATACAACATGGTGTGATCGTTCACGAGTTCATGCACGCCTTAGGGTTTTATCACCAACAAAGTGCCGCAAATCGCGATCAGTGGGTTACCATAAATTGGAACAATATAAAACCAG GGAAGGAACACAATTTCAACAAATACGATAATCGTACTGTCACTGATTATGGGATCGGCTATGATTATGGAAGCATAATGCACTACAGTTCTCAcgcattttcaaaaaatgacGAACCGACTATCACACCGAAA AAAAAGAAAGTAACAATTGGACAACGAAAAGGACTCAGCGAAAAGGATATATTAAAGCTACAAGAAATGTACAAAGAAGAGTGTTATAATGCACCCAAACCTGAAAAAAGTGTAAGCAATGATTTGTTTGATACATTGGACAACAGTATATCtattgattga
- the Cyp18a1 gene encoding cytochrome P450 18a1, producing the protein MLVEHAVQWTWQAMGGTRIEVLCTFLVFLVVLLVARCLQWLKYVRSLPPGPWGVPVFGYLPFLKGDVHLQYSELAKRYGSMFSARLGTQLVVVLSDHRTIRDTFRREEFTGRPHTEFINILGGYGIINTEGAMWKEQRKFLHDKLRSFGMTYMGSGKKIMESKIMREVKTFLRGLTSQRGAPIDVSASLGMSISNVICSIIMGVRFQHGDNRFKRFMDLIEEGFKLFGSMAAVNFIPVMRYLPCLQKIRNKISENRAEMADFFQETVDQHRATFDENIVRDLVDAYLLEIEKAKGEDRAAMLFQGKNHDRQMQQILGDLFSAGMETVKTTLEWAIILMLHHPEAAIAVREELDQIVGKSRMPGLEDLPFLPVTEATILEVLRRSSIVPLGTTHATTRDVTLHGYRIPAGSQVVPLLHAVHMDPELWEKPEEFRPSRFLSAEGKVQKPEYFMPFGVGRRMCLGDVLARMELFLFFSSLMHTFELRLPEGASLPSLRGNAGITVTPDPFDVCLLPRNLDLIEDASNDATSSGAILRNIGSH; encoded by the exons ATGCTAGTGGAACACGCGGTGCAGTGGACCTGGCAAGCTATGGGTGGTACAAGAATCGAGGTCCTTTGCACGTTTCTCGTATTCCTCGTTGTATTATTAGTGGCAAGGTGCTTACAATGGCTTAAGTACGTGCGTTCCTTGCCTCCAGGTCCTTGGGGCGTACCTGTGTTTGGTTATTTGCCCTTTCTAAAAGGTGACGTTCACCTACAATACAGTGAACTTGCAAAAAGGTACGGTTCGATGTTCAGTGCTCGATTAGGAACACAACTGGTGGTCGTGCTTAGCGATCATCGTACTATTCGTGATACATTTCGTCGAGAGGAGTTTACTGGAAGGCCGCATACCGAGTTCATCAATATCCTCGGTGGATATG GTATTATCAACACGGAAGGTGCTATGTGGAAAGAACAAAGAAAATTTCTTCACGATAAGCTCAGAAGCTTCGGTATGACCTATATGGGCAGTGGAAAGAAAATTATGGAATCGAAAATCATG CGTGAAGTTAAGACATTTCTTCGAGGACTAACGTCCCAGCGGGGTGCACCGATCGATGTTTCAGCCTCTCTTGGAATGTCGATTAGCAATGTAATTTGCTCCATTATAATGGGAGTTCGCTTTCAACATGGGGATAATAGATTCAAGAGGTTTATGGATTTGATCGAGGAAGGGTTTAAGCTGTTTGGCAGCATGGCTGCAGTGAATTTCATACCCGTGATGCGTTACTTGCCTTGTCTCCAAAAGATTCGAAACAAAATATCAGAGAATCGTGCGGAAATGGCAGATTTCTTTCAGGAGACAGTCGATCAACATAGAGCAACTTTTGATGAAAATATTGTGCGAGACCTAGTTGACGCGTATTTACTCGAGATCGAGAAAGCGAAGGGAGAAGATCGCGCGGCGATGCTTTTTCAAGGAAAAAATCACG ATCGTCAAATGCAACAAATTCTTGGGGATTTGTTCTCGGCTGGCATGGAAACTGTGAAGACTACGTTAGAATGGGCGATAATCTTAATGCTTCATCATCCGGAAGCTGCAATTGCGGTACGAGAAGAGTTGGATCAGATAGTTGGAAAGTCAAGGATGCCCGGCCTAGAAGATCTCCCATTTCTTCCAGTTACAGAAGCTACTATACTCGAAGTTCTTCGAAGGTCGAGCATAGTACCCTTGGGAACCACTCACGCAACCACACG GGATGTGACGTTACATGGCTATAGGATACCGGCTGGGTCACAGGTGGTGCCGTTACTGCACGCGGTACACATGGATCCGGAACTTTGGGAGAAGCCTGAAGAGTTTCGACCGAGTCGATTTCTCTCGGCCGAAGGTAAAGTCCAGAAACCGGAATACTTTATGCCTTTCGGTGTTGGTAGACGTATGTGCCTGGGCGATGTGTTGGCACgcatggaattattcctgttctttaGCTCGTTGATGCACACATTCGAATTAAGATTGCCGGAGGGTGCGTCTCTGCCGAGCTTACGCGGTAATGCAGGTATCACCGTCACACCCGATCCATTCGATGTTTGTTTATTGCCGAGAAATCTAGACCTCATCGAAGATGCGAGTAACGATGCAACCTCCTCAGGTGCCATTTTGCGGAACATTGGCAGTCACTGA
- the Phtm gene encoding cytochrome P450 enzyme phantom, whose amino-acid sequence MLCWSELGFATKLLYIVFFAFLFCLIYVLKKNLKLRHFPPGPWQLPILGYLPWIDEEKPHESLTKLSRTYGPICGIRMGSVYTVLLSDAQLIKQAFAKDALTGRAPLYLTHGIMQGYGLICAEGERWKNQRKFVSSCLRNFGMVKHEGPKRNKMEKRILDAANECVSKLGQRSMNGPFDPLDTLHHCMGNFVNSIVFGKTYEENEQVWIWLRHLQEEGVKQIGIAGPLNFFPFLRFLPQFGRMIRSIVDGKRKTHRIYREILEEYRAQIAGPLKTTETNESFLAVFDEQMREDNNTDTSYFTEPQLYHLLADLFGAGTDTTLTTFRWFLLFMATHPEEQKKLQLEMDQCLKEEEEPTLKDRECMPRLEAALAEVQRIRSVTPLGIPHGTLKDMRIGDYDVPKGAMIIPMQWAVHTDPAHWSDPLEFQPDRFLTADGRFFKPESFLPFQTGKRVCIGEELAKMILFLFAGRILRKYEVSVASDETVDLDGECGITLVPKPHRMVFAARRPNCFSLPSSS is encoded by the exons ATGCTGTGTTGGAGTGAACTAGGATTCGCAACGAAACTTCTCTACATAGTATTTTTTGCGTTCCTTTTCTGCTTGATATATGTCTTGAAGAAAAATCTTAAGCTGCGTCATTTCCCTCCTGGACCCTGGCAACTTCCAATCCTTGGCTATCTACCATGGATCGATGAGGAGAAGCCACACGAAAGTCTCACGAAACTAAGTAGAACTTACGGTCCTATATGTGGAATTCGTATGGGTTCCGTTTACACTGTTCTACTCTCAGATGCACAGTTGATAAAACAGGCTTTCGCAAAGGATGCGCTTACCGGCAGAGCACCACTTTATCTTACTCATGGAATTATGCAAGGATACG GCTTAATTTGTGCCGAAGGCGAACGATGGAAAAATCAAAGAAAATTCGTTAGTAGCTGTTTAAGAAATTTCGGTATGGTAAAACACGAAGGGCCAAAAAGAAACAAGATGGAGAAAAGGATACTCGATGCTGCGAACGAATGCGTATCG AAACTCGGACAGCGATCAATGAACGGGCCATTCGATCCATTGGATACACTTCATCATTGTATGGGGAATTTTGTGAACAGCATTGTATTTGGGAAAACATACGAGGAGAACGAACAAGTTTGGATTTGGTTGAGACATTTACAAGAAGAAGGAGTAAAGCAAATTGGTATTGCAGGACCGCTAAACTTCTTTCCTTTTCTTAG ATTCCTACCGCAATTCGGGCGTATGATACGATCGATCGTTGATGGAAAGAGAAAGACGCATCGGATATATCGCGAGATACTCGAAGAATATCGTGCTCAAATCGCTGGACCATTGAAAACTACAGAAACCAACGAAAGTTTCTTAGCTGTATTCGACGAACAGATGAGAGAAGATAATAACACCGATACAAGTTATTTTACGGAACCACAGCTATATCATCTTTTAGCAGACCTTTTTGGCGCTGGAACTGATACTACTTTGACGACGTTTCGCTGGTTCCTCCTGTTCATGGCCACACATCCAGAAGAGCAG AAAAAGCTTCAATTAGAAATGGATCAATGCTTGAAAGAAGAGGAGGAACCAACTTTAAAGGATCGGGAATGTATGCCTCGTCTTGAAGCTGCTTTAGCTGAAGTGCAAAGGATCAGGAGCGTTACACCACTTGGAATTCCTCACGGAACGCTAAAG GACATGCGAATAGGTGATTACGACGTACCGAAAGGTGCAATGATCATACCAATGCAATGGGCCGTTCACACCGATCCTGCACATTGGTCAGATCCCCTCGAATTTCAACCTGATAGATTTTTAACCGCAGATGGAAGATTTTTTAAGCCAGAATCTTTTCTACCCTTTCAAACCG GGAAACGCGTTTGCATTGGAGAAGAACTGGCTAAAATGATACTGTTCCTCTTCGCCGGCAGAATACTACGTAAATATGAAGTGTCCGTGGCTTCGGACGAAACTGTTGATCTTGACGGAGAATGCGGTATTACGCTCGTACCAAAACCTCACCGCATGGTATTCGCTGCTCGACGACCGAATTGCTTCTCTCTTCCTAGTTCATCTTAA